The stretch of DNA GACATATCCGTTACCATCCACAAATTGCCCTGGTTATCTACAGCCAAATTATCGGGATTAGCAAAACCAGCACCGCCAAGCGCGGGTTCGCCGCCCATAGCCAACATACTCCAACGGAAGCTTAAGGATTCGGGATTGCTGTTGTCTTCTTCTAATTTCATAATCCAGCCATATTCATAGTCGGATTCGCCGTTAGGTCCTGTAAACACCTGCTTGTCAGGTCCGCCATCCTCGTCGGCAGCACCAGAGGTAAAAGTAATAAACAAAGTACCGTCCTTAGTAATTTCGGTATCTTCAGGACGAGCAGTACAGGTAACGCCTGCCGCACTTGCCGCCAAATGAGCGTCGATTAAAATCGCTCCCTGCTGTTCTAACTCGCTACTTCCTCGATAGAGATCTCCTAATTTAGCAAATCGCTCTTGAAATGGAGGAACTTGACTGTTGCTGCTTGCCGTCATCGCTCCTCCAGAGTTGCGGTTGTTGTTGGGAAGTTGCACTACGCCGCCGACTACTTGAGAAGGTAGTATGGGATTGACTGCGGTTTCGGGACTCAAAGGAATCCATTCGCCGCTACCATCGGGATTTAGTTTAGCTCCATACAGCATTCCTGCTTCAAATAAACTAGAGTTAGCTTTATCTTGAGGATCGTTAACGAAATTGCGACTGATAAACTTATAGAGATGACCGCCTCGGCGATCGCAACCAGAATAAACGGCTAACTTTTTACCTGCTACAGCGCGAATGCCAAAAGCTTCGTGGCGAAACCTGCCCAACCAAGTATGTTTGGTGCCATAGTCGTTGGGGTTGGCGGGATCGACTTCTACCATCCAGCCGTATTTATTCCCCGCCAAACCAAATACGTTACCGTTACCAGCAACTGTTTCTTCGTCAATTACAAACGGCATCTGGCTGGGACTCATTGCCGAACCATCTGCCATTACCGCTTCTATTACTTGATCTTGAAAATTTTCTTCCGCACTTAACACTGTACCCCAGGGGGTCATTCCTCCCGCGCAGTTTTGAAAAGTACCAATGATGCGATCGCCCAAATTATCTTTGTAACCGAGCTTATTTTCTTTGTTAAAGATAGCCGTTGCCGCGCCAGTAGATTTTAGTAGGCGACTTTCATCGTCCAAACCAGAAATTCCTGTAATGCGGCGATCGCCAGAGCGATAAGTTCGTTCCCATTGACCGTTTTCATTACGGCGTACGGAAATTACGCCAATTCCTAAATCGGTTAAACCCTCGCGTGCAATTTCTACAATCTGAGCTTTAAGAGGATCGTCATCGCTCAAGGTAAAAGCATCGATTTGGCTATCTGTCGCTTTGGCGGCAACCTCAGCAAAGGGTAAAGTTTTACCAATAACTAGCGGATAAGTTTGCATCCAGGTTTTACTGCTAAGATACTCAAAATTAACCGTTAGCAAACCTTCGTTAGGTGTGGTTTCAACTAGTGCCAAATAGTCATTGTTATAACCAAATCTCGAATCTCCTACCCGATCGCCCCAGGCAGCAATTACGTCGTAAGTAAACCCATCTGGTAAGACTAAATCGTCTTTTACTTCATAACTACTATAAGCCGCTATCTGTTCCTCTGTAGCGAGTGTTTCTAATTTCAAAGGTAGTGGCGGTTTTACTGGTTGAAAACCCAAGCGATCGCTCAAGTTGAGAGCTTTAGTTCTGGCTTGCTCTCTAGAAAATTTGCGAACTTGTGGCTTAGCGATCGCCTTCAATGGCAATGAGCCAACAGCAGCTCCTAAAAATAGCAGAAGATTGCGGCGTTTGAGAGTCATAATAATATAAATTGCAAACTAATTTTTTTCACTACAACACCATCATTTATTTTATGTTTTCAGTTGGTGAATGGCTGACACAAAGCCAAGACTGGCTTAGTTCTCTCGGTTACGGTGCATATCCCGCTTTTATAATTCTGTATTTATTGTCAACTTCGATTGGTTTACCGACTATTTTTTTATTTATTGGTGCTGGTAGTTTGTTCGGGTTCATTCCTGGTTCTTTGGTGGTTTCGGTTGCCGATACCTTGAGCATCGCCATTTGTTATGTTTTGGGCAGAACTATAGCTCGTAAAAAGGTTAACCAGTGGATTTCCGATCGCCCTGAATGGAAAAAATTCGACCGTACCGTTGCCGAAAAAGGCTGGAAAATTGTGTTTTTAGCTCGCCTCGCTCCAGTTTTGCCTTCTAATCTACTCAACTATGGTTTTAGCCTGACTGAGATTAATTTTTGGCAGTATTTACTCGTTTCTTGGCTGGGTACGGTTCCAGTTATCGCGCTATATGTTTATCTTGCTTCTGTGGGAGCTAACTTACTATCTGGAAATAACGACCCCCGACAGATTATATTTTCGATTATCGGCGCGATTGCGGCGGTTGCAGCTTTGATATACACTACTAAGATTATTAGAAATACTTTTTCCAAGGAATAAAAGTTTTTTAACTCATTTTCAATGGGTTTGAAGTCAAATATTAGTTATAGTCATTGTGAAGACATTTTTTCACAACTTTTATAATAAAACGTAGAACCGTTAACTTCAGGTTGCCAACCCAGAGCAATAGCATCTCTAATGCAATGCTCGATATCTTTTGGTGTAATTGAAAATTCTGCACCGGAATAATAGTTATAGCAGTTCCACAAAAAAGTAATTGAAAGAACTGAGCCTTTAGTTTCTACTCTTTCGACTCCAGCAGTTATGCAAGTGGCATAGTCGCCTTGAGTGTGAGTAGGTTTCCTTCTGACATACCATCTATACGGAATTCCATCAACAATAATCTTTCGCGTCCCTTTTTTAGGTATTGCCATAAATTAAATGTATTTTTCCTCCCGAGCTGACTTGATTAACACACGGGTAATAACATAAGCGTCACCAATAGCAAATTACTCAGCTAAGTTGCTTAATTAACTTGGCTACTCTATCTTTAATTTCGTCTCTAACACGGTAAAAGGTTTCAATTGGCTGTCCGTCTGGATCTTCTAATTCCCAGTCGTCAAACACTTCTTGCATTACCCATTCTGAGGGTAAATTAGTGCCGCAACCGCACATCGAGATGACGGCATCGTAATCTTTGGCATTGAAATCACTTAGAGCATCAGAAGTTTGATTGCTAATATCGATACCAATCTCTGACATAACCTCAATAGCGGTAGGATGAACTCTGCTAGCTTCCAAACCCGAAGAGGTAACTTCAATCTTATCTTTACCCAAAGCTCTAGCAAAACCCTCTGCCATTTGCGATCGACAGGAGTTTCTCTTACAGACAAACATAACTTTTTTCATAATTAATGATTGAATTGCAATTTAACGATAGGGACTAACACAGCGAGGATCGAGGAGAGTAGCTTTTTCTGGTTGTCGGGGGAACCAAGTAGCAGTACGCTTGCAAAATTCTACTAACATTAGCATTACTGGTACTTCTATTAATACGCCAACGACAGTAGCCAAAGCCGCGCCAGAATTTAAGCCAAATAAAATTACTGCCGTAGCGATCGCAACTTCAAAGTGATTGCTCGCGCCAATTAAAGCCGCTGGTGCGGCATCTTCGTAATAGAAATTAAGTTTTAAAGCGGCTACATAAGTAATAAAGAAAATAAAGTTGGTTTGGAGAAATAACGGTACGGCAATTAAAAGAATATGTAAGGGGTTGTTGACAATTAGTTCGCCTTTAAAAGCAAACAAAAGTACTAAGGTTATTAGTAAAGCCGCGATCGCCACAGGTGAAAGATACTGCAAAAATTTGGTTTCAAACCAGCGTCTGCCTTTATGCTTCAAAATCCAGTAGCGACTAAAAATTCCTGCTATTAGCGGTAAGCCAACATAAATTAATACTGAGAGTACGATTGTCTGCCAGGGAACGACCAAATTATTAGTCGCTAGCAACCACTTCCCTAAAGGTGCGTACAGAAATAGCATCGCTAAGGAGTTAATTGCCACCATTACTAAAGTATGTCCCTGATTGCTGTAAGAGAGATAACCCCACATCAAAACCATCGCCGTACAGGGGGCAATTCCCAATAAAATTGCTCCTGCAATATAGGAATTAGCTAAAGTAATTTCTGCTCCGCGAACCAGTTCGGTTTCTGATAACAAAGGAAGAAATAACCAGCCTAAAAAAAACTGAGCAAATGCGACCATAGTAAATGGTTTAATTAGCCAATTTATTACTAGAGTAAGAATTACTGGTTTGGGTGTTTTAGCAGCTTTTGCAGCTTGAGAAAAGTCGATTTTTACCATGATGGGATACATCATGAAAAAAAGACAGACTGCGATCGGAATAGAAACGTTATAAACGCTCATATTATCTAAAGCTTGAGCGATTTCTGGAAAGACTCTTCCTAAAGTAATTCCAATCAAAATACAAACTATTACCCAAACAGTAAGGTATTTTTCAAAAAAACTTAGATTGCTTCCTGCTTTAACAGATTGAGGATTGATTTTAGAACTATGATTAGCCATGAAACTTGTAAAGAATAAAATTTATAGTGAATTACTCTGGTAAAAATTAAAAGTTAAAAGCCAAAAGTCAAAAATAAAGTTTTTGATTCATAAAGCTTTCAGCGACTGAAAATATCTTAATTCTTGTGTTCGCTGCTATAATTATTTACTTTTATTAACGATAGTTTGTAAATAGGTATAAAAGACACATTTTTGCGTTTCAATTACCAGCACAAATTAGGATTTTTAAAACCTTTAGTTTTCTTTAATAGCAGTTGCGATCGCCATTCCCCACAAAAAATCCAGCTTAAATTTATCGGCTTTAACTACAGTTAAGTTTGCTACAGCTAATAACTGATGTAATTGAAATTGTGTATAACATTTTTCGTGTGCCGAATCAAAAAACTTAAGAAATATATTTAGAGCTTTTATCGTCCAAAAATCACGACACCAATCTAAAATTATCAGTCTACCATTTGTTTTTAAAACTCGCTTTATTTCTAAGAGAGCTAGTTGTGGATTTTCAAAATAATGAAGTGCGCTAGCGCAAATAACTAAATCGAAACTTTCGTCATCAAAAGGTAATTTACTAGCCGTTGCTTGCTGAAATTCTACATTAGAATATTCCCGACATTTTTCTCTGGCTACCTGTAGCATATTCGCAGAAAGATCGATTCCTGAAATTTGCTGACTGGAATTTTGTTCGAGGATTAATTTCGCCAATTCACCAGTCCCACAAGCTACATCCAACACTTTTTCGTTATTAGTAACTTGCGATCGTTGCAAACAAATAGCCAAAGTTTTGTCAATATATTTCTGCCATCGGCGATCGTACCAACTAGCCATTTTGTCATACTGCTGGTTGACTTTTTGTTCGGATAAGTTGGTAGTTGATGACATATAGATATATACTGGCTTGTTTAGAAGTTTGCTCGTTTGCGTAATAGTTCGCCCAAAGTTAAGTTTAGTGCCGCTTGCCCATCAAATACCGTACCGACTTTACCTCTGGTAAAGTGAAGTTTGTCTAACTGATAGCCATCTTCAGATAGAGCTACGTAACCTACTTCGGTAGCGGTTTGCGGAACTTCATTCAGGTAAAATTCAACGAACTCTTTGAGAGCGGGATTATCTTGTGCTGCGCTAGAGTTAATGTAAATAAATAATGGACGAGAAAGAGGCTGATATTTTCCTGCTTCTACCGTTTCACTGGAGGGTAATACCGCACCATTACCGCTGTCTATCGCCAAAGCTTTCAAATTGTTTTGATTTGCTTCGTAGTAAGCATAACCAAAATATCCCAAGGCATTAGGATCTTGTTCTATTCCCTGCACTAAAACATCATCGTCTTCACTAGCTAGATAATCACTACGACTAGAACCAGATTCTCCAACTACCGCTTCGGTAAAATAATCAAAAGTACCCGAATCTGTACCAGGTCCGTATAGATTTAAAGGTCGGTTTGGTAAACTGCTGTCTACTTGATTCCAGCGAGTAATTTGTTGTTCGGCTTCTGGGGACCAAATTTGGCTTAATTTTTTTAGAGAAATTTCGTTTAGCCAGTCATTGTTGGGATTGACTACTACCGTCAGTGCATCAAAAGCAATTGGTAGTTCGATATAAGCTACTCCTGCTGCTTTGCAAGTGTCCATTTCTGCTTTAGTAATGGGACGAGAGGCATTATTAATTTCAGTTTCTCCCGCACAAAACTTTGCAAAACCGCCCCCAGTCCCAGAAACGTTTAGTTCGATATCACTAGCTTCAGGGCGAGTAGATTCAAAGTCCTTAACTACAGCTGCAGTAATCGGATAGACGGTACTAGATCCATCAATTGTTATTGATGTATCTTCCTGGGAGTTAATTTTGGCACCTGTGAGAATAAATGCAGTAAAAACTCCAAAGTATAAAACCAAGCTAGTAAGTTTTTTGTGAATTTTTGTATTCATTTTTAACCATCCCCAATTTATATCTGGGTAATCGTACTCTTATTATTTCAAAAAAAGTTGATATGACGGTTAAGAATAATTTAAGAAAACTACTTTTTAGCGAGCGCAATTTCGTAAGGGAAAGATAGTGGCATGACGGCGAAACTCTGCTAAATACTGCTCGATAATTACAAACTGAGGCAAATTAAGACTATAGTATATCCAGCGTCCTTCTTGTCGAGAGTGAATTAGCTTTGCTTCTTTTAAGGTTTTGAGATGAAATGACAGCTTAGACTGACTGAGATCTAGATGCTGACAAAGATCGCAAACGCATAGTTCGCGGTCTTTCAACAAATCGACTACCGCCAGACGTATGGGAACGGAGAGGGCATGAAACCCTGTCATAATCAGAGTAGAATCTGTAGATGGTTCGACTTGCATCAACTTTTATTGAAATGACTCTTTTACCTTAACCTAAATATTAGGACTCACGCACTCAGAATATAAAAACGTCTGTAAACTGACATTTTATGTTCCCTGTTTTCTGTTTTTGTCTTAGCGAGCGTTCTCTTGCGGATTCAGGCGCAGATGCGCCAAACGTCGCTTCTGCCTTGTGCGATTCCGCGGAATCTCGCTGCTATTCCCTAAAATCCTGATTTTTTGTTTTACTGCGTAACTTCGTAAATATTATAATGACTAGCACTGGTCAAACTCCAATCTATCCTCGTCATACTGTCAATCGAGCTACTAGAGCTTTGATTTGTTCTCCGTTTCAATTAGCACTATTTCAGGCACTGCGAAATCAAAGCGTTCCTCTAAACAAAATTGCAGGTGTCAAGGGAGTTGAAGCAGGTTATACTCAAAAGACTATATCTGAATCCAGGGCTGAAGCTCAATTACTGTGGTTGATAAAAGTTGGTTTATTAAGGCGAGAGGTAGATGGACAGGGCTTGACTGATAGTTTTCGTCTGACTCCTCTAGGCAGACAAATAATAACCAAATACGAACCAACACCAAATTCACTGCCTCAGCCCGACTCGTTCGCTAGAGTTTTCAATTGGCTAAATCGTTGGTTAAAATGGTCACTTTAAGTAAACTAGCAACCGTAAATACGGTGAAACATATTATAAGCAGGGGCTAGATTGATGAAAGCGATTATGGTGGTAGGGACTACCTCTCATGCAGGAAAATCCTTCTTGACTGCTGCTTTGTGCCGCATCTTGGCAAGACAGGGCTGGAGGGTTACTCCTTTTAAAGGACAAAATATGGCTCTCAACGCCTATGTAACGGCTACGGGAGGTGAAATTGGTTATGCTCAAGCAGTACAAGCCTGGGCAGCGGGAGTAGTACCCCAAATAGATATGAATCCGATTTTGCTCAAACCCCAGGGTAACATGACCTCGCAAATAGTTATCAAGGGTAAAGCAGTAGGAGCCACCAAAGCCGCAGACTATTACGAAAAGTATTTCGATTTGGGTTGGGAAGTCATTCAAGAATCTCTCTATCGCCTATCATTAGAATTCGATTTAGTTATTTGTGAAGGGGCTGGTAGTCCAGCAGAAATCAATCTCAAACATCGCGACTTAGCTAATATGCGGGTTGCCAAACATTTACGAGCGGCAACGATCTTAGTTGTCGATATCGAACGTGGTGGTGCTTTCGCTCACGTTGTAGGTACTTTAGAACTATTAGAACCAGAAGAGCGATCGCTTGTCAAAGGTATAGTTATTAATAAGTTTCGTGGTGATAAAAAGCTTTTAGATCCAGGAATTGAATGGCTGGAAAAACATACTGGCATCCCAGTTTTGGGAGTAATTCCCTGGCAAGAGACAGCCCTACCTGCCGAAGATTCTTTAGATTTACTAGAAAGAAACTATCGACCAAATCCTAACAACATAAATATTAGTATTATCCGCTTACCAAGAATTGCTAACTTTACCGATTTCGATCCTTTGAACGCCGAATCGACAGTTTCAGTAAAATATGTTGGCATCCACGAAACTTTAGGTCATCCCGATGCGGTAATTATTCCTGGAACCAAAACTACAATCTCCGATATGCTAGCTCTAGAACAAAGCGGCATGGCACAGCAAATTAAGGAATATGCGGCGGCTGGAGGCACAGTTTTAGGAATTTGTGGCGGCTATCAAATTCTCGGTCAGCAAATTATCGACCCTGAAGGCATTGAAGGCGAAGCTGGAGAGTTTGAAGCTCTAGGTTTAATGCCAATAAGCACTATCCTGGCAAACAATAAAGTTGCCCGTCAGAGACAGGTCGTTTCTAACTTGCCACAGGCAGGACTACCCGTCGATGGCTATGAAATTCATCAAGGGCGAAGTCGCATCAATCGCAAATTTAGAGATATTGAGTCTGACTACCAAGCAATTTTTGACGACCATAATTTAGGCATGACCGATAAAAGCCAATCAATCTGGGGCTGCTATATTCATGGTTTATTTGATAACGGTGCTTGGCGACGTTCCTGGTTAAATCAACTACGCAAACAGAGGGGTATGCCATCATTAGCAACGGGAATTGCTAATTATCGCGAACAAAGAGAAACTGCTTTGAACGAGATCGCGCAGATGGTAGAAAAACATCTTGACTTAAGCACATTTGCTTTAACTCGCAGATATTAAAAAAGCAGGTTTTAGAATTTAGGAATTACTATTGGGTAACTACTCGCTACTTGAAAATAGACTCTATTTATTGAAATTGGCTATAAATAAATATAGACATAGATTCTAAATAGATAAAGTATAGTATGAGTGTGAGAGTCCGCTTTTTGCCCGATGATGTTGTTGTTGCTGCCGAACCAGGCGAACCACTGCTACAGGTTGCCGAACGAGCGGGAGTATTTATTGCTACGGGATGTTTGATGGGAAGCTGTCATGCTTGCGAAGTAGAGTTGGAAGATGGAACAGCAGTTCGCGCCTGTATTAGTTCCATACCAGGCGATCGCCCAAAACTTACAGTTAATATTTATGAAGATCTGGCTTGGTAGAGTAAAGATGTTCTTTTAAGTAGCAGATAGCAGATAGCAATTAAAAGTAATTTGCGTCTTGCTACTTGCTACCTCGCGCATTCCCTAGCGGAGGACGGGCGGCATAATCTTTGGAGGTTTTCTCCAAAGACACGCCCTCAACCATCCGCGGTGTCGCTCGTTTATTTGCTACTTCTAATCGGTAATTGCGTTTAGCAATACTTCCGCTAGAGTCAAACCTTGCATATCGTCAATAGTTACCGTATCGACAATATCAAATTTAGCCCCAGCAGCTTCTAAACGGTCGTCTAATGCCTTAAGAAACTGGGTGGCTTTGCGATCGTTGCCAACTTGAATTAGAGAAATGGCTAGTTCTTCATCGCGGTCTATTTGCCGAGAAGCATCGATAATCAACCGCATTACCGATTTATAGTCGTCGGGTTCGCCGTCGGTAATAACTAAAATAGTCTCCCCATTGGCTTTAGCTTGCCCCGCAGCTTTGCGTTGAAAATAGTTATCGAGAGCATCAGATAAAACGCTATATAGATCGGTACGACCCATAGGATCGTTTTCTTCGTAAATTTGGTCTACCTTGTCGGAAGTAACATTGTCGTAACGGCGAAAACGACCAGAAAATAAGTATACGGTAATACCATCAGGATCGATTTCTTCGCATTTTTTTGCCAAAGCTAGAGTTGATTCTCGCGCTGACTGCCAGCGTGTTTTACCTCCAGGACGGTCATTAGTAGACATACTACCGCTTTTGTCAATAATTAACGTATAGTCGCGGTCTTCTATAATAGAACCTTCAGCCATAGTGTTATAGTAAACTCCTAAAAACTAATTTTTTCTTTGATTCACGCTCGAGCGAGTTCAAACTAAATTTACCAAGATTAAGGAAGCCTTATCGAACGAGGGCGGAATTTTCTCCGAGCGATAAAGAACGCAAACTTATTCTAAAAAGACAATTTTGGCAGTTGCCTCGCTTAAAAAAATAATTTTTGAGTATTTATACTGTACCGCCAAGTAAATTGTAAACAGATATTGCAGGACTGGAACAAATATTTAAATGTTGTTATGAATAAAGAGCGAGAGCGCATTTATTATCTACATTGAAAGATAACTAAGAAACATTATTATTTACGAGATAAATCATGGATAACGAACTCCAAAAATATAAGATGATCTGTACCCTTAAATTTGGTGATATTTA from Myxosarcina sp. GI1 encodes:
- a CDS encoding 2Fe-2S iron-sulfur cluster-binding protein, whose translation is MSVRVRFLPDDVVVAAEPGEPLLQVAERAGVFIATGCLMGSCHACEVELEDGTAVRACISSIPGDRPKLTVNIYEDLAW
- the cobQ gene encoding cobyric acid synthase CobQ; translation: MKAIMVVGTTSHAGKSFLTAALCRILARQGWRVTPFKGQNMALNAYVTATGGEIGYAQAVQAWAAGVVPQIDMNPILLKPQGNMTSQIVIKGKAVGATKAADYYEKYFDLGWEVIQESLYRLSLEFDLVICEGAGSPAEINLKHRDLANMRVAKHLRAATILVVDIERGGAFAHVVGTLELLEPEERSLVKGIVINKFRGDKKLLDPGIEWLEKHTGIPVLGVIPWQETALPAEDSLDLLERNYRPNPNNINISIIRLPRIANFTDFDPLNAESTVSVKYVGIHETLGHPDAVIIPGTKTTISDMLALEQSGMAQQIKEYAAAGGTVLGICGGYQILGQQIIDPEGIEGEAGEFEALGLMPISTILANNKVARQRQVVSNLPQAGLPVDGYEIHQGRSRINRKFRDIESDYQAIFDDHNLGMTDKSQSIWGCYIHGLFDNGAWRRSWLNQLRKQRGMPSLATGIANYREQRETALNEIAQMVEKHLDLSTFALTRRY
- a CDS encoding Npun_F0494 family protein, translating into MTSTGQTPIYPRHTVNRATRALICSPFQLALFQALRNQSVPLNKIAGVKGVEAGYTQKTISESRAEAQLLWLIKVGLLRREVDGQGLTDSFRLTPLGRQIITKYEPTPNSLPQPDSFARVFNWLNRWLKWSL
- a CDS encoding PstS family phosphate ABC transporter substrate-binding protein, yielding MNTKIHKKLTSLVLYFGVFTAFILTGAKINSQEDTSITIDGSSTVYPITAAVVKDFESTRPEASDIELNVSGTGGGFAKFCAGETEINNASRPITKAEMDTCKAAGVAYIELPIAFDALTVVVNPNNDWLNEISLKKLSQIWSPEAEQQITRWNQVDSSLPNRPLNLYGPGTDSGTFDYFTEAVVGESGSSRSDYLASEDDDVLVQGIEQDPNALGYFGYAYYEANQNNLKALAIDSGNGAVLPSSETVEAGKYQPLSRPLFIYINSSAAQDNPALKEFVEFYLNEVPQTATEVGYVALSEDGYQLDKLHFTRGKVGTVFDGQAALNLTLGELLRKRANF
- a CDS encoding class I SAM-dependent methyltransferase gives rise to the protein MSSTTNLSEQKVNQQYDKMASWYDRRWQKYIDKTLAICLQRSQVTNNEKVLDVACGTGELAKLILEQNSSQQISGIDLSANMLQVAREKCREYSNVEFQQATASKLPFDDESFDLVICASALHYFENPQLALLEIKRVLKTNGRLIILDWCRDFWTIKALNIFLKFFDSAHEKCYTQFQLHQLLAVANLTVVKADKFKLDFLWGMAIATAIKEN
- a CDS encoding VWA domain-containing protein, with amino-acid sequence MIEDRDYTLIIDKSGSMSTNDRPGGKTRWQSARESTLALAKKCEEIDPDGITVYLFSGRFRRYDNVTSDKVDQIYEENDPMGRTDLYSVLSDALDNYFQRKAAGQAKANGETILVITDGEPDDYKSVMRLIIDASRQIDRDEELAISLIQVGNDRKATQFLKALDDRLEAAGAKFDIVDTVTIDDMQGLTLAEVLLNAITD
- the arsB gene encoding ACR3 family arsenite efflux transporter → MANHSSKINPQSVKAGSNLSFFEKYLTVWVIVCILIGITLGRVFPEIAQALDNMSVYNVSIPIAVCLFFMMYPIMVKIDFSQAAKAAKTPKPVILTLVINWLIKPFTMVAFAQFFLGWLFLPLLSETELVRGAEITLANSYIAGAILLGIAPCTAMVLMWGYLSYSNQGHTLVMVAINSLAMLFLYAPLGKWLLATNNLVVPWQTIVLSVLIYVGLPLIAGIFSRYWILKHKGRRWFETKFLQYLSPVAIAALLITLVLLFAFKGELIVNNPLHILLIAVPLFLQTNFIFFITYVAALKLNFYYEDAAPAALIGASNHFEVAIATAVILFGLNSGAALATVVGVLIEVPVMLMLVEFCKRTATWFPRQPEKATLLDPRCVSPYR
- a CDS encoding PhoX family phosphatase — encoded protein: MTLKRRNLLLFLGAAVGSLPLKAIAKPQVRKFSREQARTKALNLSDRLGFQPVKPPLPLKLETLATEEQIAAYSSYEVKDDLVLPDGFTYDVIAAWGDRVGDSRFGYNNDYLALVETTPNEGLLTVNFEYLSSKTWMQTYPLVIGKTLPFAEVAAKATDSQIDAFTLSDDDPLKAQIVEIAREGLTDLGIGVISVRRNENGQWERTYRSGDRRITGISGLDDESRLLKSTGAATAIFNKENKLGYKDNLGDRIIGTFQNCAGGMTPWGTVLSAEENFQDQVIEAVMADGSAMSPSQMPFVIDEETVAGNGNVFGLAGNKYGWMVEVDPANPNDYGTKHTWLGRFRHEAFGIRAVAGKKLAVYSGCDRRGGHLYKFISRNFVNDPQDKANSSLFEAGMLYGAKLNPDGSGEWIPLSPETAVNPILPSQVVGGVVQLPNNNRNSGGAMTASSNSQVPPFQERFAKLGDLYRGSSELEQQGAILIDAHLAASAAGVTCTARPEDTEITKDGTLFITFTSGAADEDGGPDKQVFTGPNGESDYEYGWIMKLEEDNSNPESLSFRWSMLAMGGEPALGGAGFANPDNLAVDNQGNLWMVTDMSTDKQNSAVSSRMENDKALSSSELTGVFGNNSLWYVPLSGDLAGEVYPFAMGPMECECTGLMFSNDSKSLFLSIQHPGEANGIRRDMASELKDFELLTSDGKSFIQKRQVPVGSNWFSGKANQPPIPAVVAIRRLDNEAIAT
- a CDS encoding TVP38/TMEM64 family protein — its product is MFSVGEWLTQSQDWLSSLGYGAYPAFIILYLLSTSIGLPTIFLFIGAGSLFGFIPGSLVVSVADTLSIAICYVLGRTIARKKVNQWISDRPEWKKFDRTVAEKGWKIVFLARLAPVLPSNLLNYGFSLTEINFWQYLLVSWLGTVPVIALYVYLASVGANLLSGNNDPRQIIFSIIGAIAAVAALIYTTKIIRNTFSKE
- a CDS encoding helix-turn-helix transcriptional regulator; translation: MQVEPSTDSTLIMTGFHALSVPIRLAVVDLLKDRELCVCDLCQHLDLSQSKLSFHLKTLKEAKLIHSRQEGRWIYYSLNLPQFVIIEQYLAEFRRHATIFPLRNCAR
- the arsC gene encoding arsenate reductase, glutathione/glutaredoxin type, producing MKKVMFVCKRNSCRSQMAEGFARALGKDKIEVTSSGLEASRVHPTAIEVMSEIGIDISNQTSDALSDFNAKDYDAVISMCGCGTNLPSEWVMQEVFDDWELEDPDGQPIETFYRVRDEIKDRVAKLIKQLS